GGCGTCGCAGCGGCGACTCTGCGTTTCGCAGAGTGCGTTATAGCTGATATCGATATCGCCATTGCTGGCGATATCTGCACCGGTGCGTTCGACGGTGATGACGGTATGTACATTGGGGCACTGGGCAACCGCAATATTCACATTGGCCTTAAGTGGAACGGCCTTGCCGCCACGAAGGCCTTCATCGGCGGTGATAACAACTTGGCAGTCGGCGTTCTCGATACGGTCTTTCAGTGCGTCGGGTGAGAAGCCGCCAAAGACTACCGAGTGAACCGCACCGATACGGGCGCAGGCCAGCATGGCATAGGCGGCTTCAGGAATCATCGGCATGTAGATGCAGACGCGGTCGCCTTTATTAACGCCGCGCTGTTTCAGGCCGTTGGCCAGTTGGCAGACTTTATCATGCAGTTGTTGGTAGCTGATGTTCTGGCTTTCGTTCGGGTTGTCGCCTTCCCAGATGATCGCAGTGTCATTGGCGCGGTCGGCCAGATGACGATCGATACAGTTTTCGGTGACATTGATCTTGCCGTCGACAAACCAGGCGACCTGGCCTTGATGAAAGTCTTGTTCGACGACCTTGGTCCAGGGCTTGCGCCAATCGAGAAATTTATTGGCTTGCTCGGCCCAGAACTGCTCAGGCTGCTCGATGGAGGCGCGATACATTTGCTGGTACAGCTCGTCGTTAACAAGGGCGTTGGCCTTGAAGTCTTCGGGTACCGGGTGAGTTGATATTTCGTGCATGAAAAAACCTTATTATTATTTGGGCGCAATAGGGTTGGGCGTGATCCCCTAATCATAGGCTAATAAGGTCGTAGATTAAAATACTCTTATCGTATTATTTTGCATAAAAAAGCCCGCTATAAAGCGGGCTGTTTGATATCGCTGATGTTAGCCAAGCATACGGTAATCGCTGTGCGGCGCCAGTGTTAGCGTAACGTTGTCAATCAGCCGTGGCGTACCGAGTTTGGCGGCGGCGAGAATGACGATTTCGTCAGTATCTTCAGTGACGTCATGCAGTGTTTCTGCATCGCAAATAGTGAAGTAGTCAGGGCTGAAACCGGCGTTTTTCAAATCATTCTGGGCGTGATGCTCTAGCTCTTTGTAATTATCGAAGCCGTTGGCAATCGCGTCGCGATACTCCTGCAGTATTTGATGCAGGCGGGGTGCTACCTTGCGCTCCTGCTCAGATAGGAAGCCGTTGCGTGAGCTGAGGGCAAGGCCGTCTTCGGCGCGGCTGGTGTCGACACCAACAATTTCAACCGGCATGCACATGTCATCGACCATTTTGCGAATGACCTGTAGCTGCTGGAAATCTTTTTTACCGAAAAAGGCGATATCAGGCTGAACAATATTAAACAGTTTGCTGACAACAGTGGAGACGCCGGTGAAGTGACCTGGGCGTGAAGCGCCACACAGTGTTTCGGTGACTTCAGGTACGCTGAGTTGCGATTGAGGCCCGGTACCGTTGGGGTACATCTCGCTGACGGTAGGGGCGAATAGATAGGTGGTGCCCTCGCCAAATAGTTTTTCTTTATCGGCGGCAAGCGTACGGGGATAGCTGTCGAGATCTTCGTTGGCGCCAAATTGCATCGGGTTGACAAAGATGCTGACCACAACACATTCGCCGCGGCGCTTAGCCTCGCGTACCAGCGTCAGATGCCCTTCGTGTAGGTTGCCCATTGTAGGTACAAAACAGACGCGCTGACCCTGAGTGCGGTTGCCGGCAATAGCACGGCGCAGAGCGTAAACTGTTGTTAGAGTTTTCATTATTCGCTGCTCCTCTGATTCGGGCAAGTTGGACAACTCTTAGACTGGTGTAGCCTTGATTGAGTCGTGTGAGCCCTTAATGAGTACATCAAGCAATGTGTACATAAAATAAGCGATTACCAAAGTTGCGCAAGTATGCCTCAAAGAAATTGGCCGCGCAATAAATCTGTAACACTTTTCGGCCTAAATGTTACCTTTGGTGTCGATAACTTCTCGATGGTAACGTTTTTATCGCCTGCTGAAGGGTGTTATAGGTCGTATATTAGCTAGTTAAAGGTGTGTTCTGCGGCGGGAAAACTGCCATTTCTGGTCTGCTCGCCGAATAGCATCACCGCTTTGGTGATATCGCCGCCAGCCTCTGCCATAAAGTTCTTAACGAACTTCGCTGGTCGCGGGTTTAGCCCTAGCATGTCGTGTATCACTAATACTTGACCGTCAGTACTGTTGCCGGCACCGATGCCGATAACTGGGATGGTCAAAAGCTCGCTGATTGTTCTGGCTAGGTCGCTGGGAACGCATTCCAGCACCAGCAAGCCGGCACCGGCAGCTTCTATGGCTTTGGCATCGTCGATAATAGCCTCGGCCTGCTCTGGAGAGCGCCCCTGGACTTTGAAACCACCGAGCGTGTTGACCGATTGTGGTGTCAGCCCTAAGTGGGCGCAAACGGGGATGCCGCGTTCGGTCAGCATGGCAATTGTTGGGCATAGCCACTGTCCGCCTTCAAGTTTGACGACATGGGCCCCAGCCTGCATTAACTTTGTTGAGTTAATCATTGCCTGTTCTGGGGTGGCATAACTCATGAACGGGAGATCGGCAATCACCATAGCGCCAGTGTTACCACGAGCTACGCCGGCGGTATGGTAGGCGATATCATCGGTGGTGACAGGTACCGTCGTGTCGTGGCCTTGTAATACGTTGCCGAGGGAGTCGCCGACCAGCATGGTTTCAATACCGGATTCAGAGATCACGCGGGAGAAGGTTGCATCGTACGCGGTTAGGCAGGCGAACTTCTTCTTTTCTTTCTTAAGTGC
The sequence above is drawn from the Sinobacterium norvegicum genome and encodes:
- the panB gene encoding 3-methyl-2-oxobutanoate hydroxymethyltransferase is translated as MSKYTIQSLAALKKEKKKFACLTAYDATFSRVISESGIETMLVGDSLGNVLQGHDTTVPVTTDDIAYHTAGVARGNTGAMVIADLPFMSYATPEQAMINSTKLMQAGAHVVKLEGGQWLCPTIAMLTERGIPVCAHLGLTPQSVNTLGGFKVQGRSPEQAEAIIDDAKAIEAAGAGLLVLECVPSDLARTISELLTIPVIGIGAGNSTDGQVLVIHDMLGLNPRPAKFVKNFMAEAGGDITKAVMLFGEQTRNGSFPAAEHTFN
- the panC gene encoding pantoate--beta-alanine ligase, whose translation is MKTLTTVYALRRAIAGNRTQGQRVCFVPTMGNLHEGHLTLVREAKRRGECVVVSIFVNPMQFGANEDLDSYPRTLAADKEKLFGEGTTYLFAPTVSEMYPNGTGPQSQLSVPEVTETLCGASRPGHFTGVSTVVSKLFNIVQPDIAFFGKKDFQQLQVIRKMVDDMCMPVEIVGVDTSRAEDGLALSSRNGFLSEQERKVAPRLHQILQEYRDAIANGFDNYKELEHHAQNDLKNAGFSPDYFTICDAETLHDVTEDTDEIVILAAAKLGTPRLIDNVTLTLAPHSDYRMLG